TGAAGAAGACGGAGTTGGGTGTGACGCCTTCGAGCTCAGCCAGCAAGGCGTTGACATAAAAAGGTTTGGCATATTTTTTTTTGCAGGGTAAAAAAAAGTTTCATTCCACTCCATAATGATAGGGTTACAATCTCAAGCCACCAAATCGTCATAATCAGGGGCGGAGCTGGAGCAAATGTTACCCGATGCACCACTTTAACTAAGGAGTAAAATTTTCAAGCAGCGATGCATTGAATAAGAGTTTGTTTCACAGCTTCTAGCACATTTTATCGGATGTAATAGAAGGCAGTGAGTAAAAACAGAATGTAGCTATCAAAATGTTTACTATAATGCTAAAAAAAGGGGCAAAATTACTTGAAAAGGTTCTCTTGCATTTGGAAATTCCAGAATACATCCTCCGACAGCAGGGCACAATAATGTACAAGATAAAAACGGAATTAAACTTTCTAGTAGAACAtaataaaatgtccaaatgaaagTATTTAAATGGCTAAAAAATTGGAAATTACCTTTAGTACGTTTGATCAATTTTCTCTTGCCCGGATGATATTGAATCTCCTATTCCCTATTTATGTGTTCCGGAACATCCTGTGCTGATGCTTTCTTTTGAGAATAAATGAAATATAACCTAATTAGAAGTTATAGTATTTGTATTTGACAATGAATGAAATATAACCTAATTAGAATTCAGAAGTTATAACCCTAGAAAATGTATGATGCTTTGTCAAAACATAGTGGTTTATTCTATTTGTTACTAGTTTATACATAACGGACTAATCATTGCAGTTTGTAAACGAAATTAGGAACGGCAAGATAAAGGTGTTACCATTGTGGCCTTTGATACGCATGGAAACGAAGATTCAAGATCGGAAAGGTTGCCAAATTACGGAGCGTTGGACCGGCCGACGGCGTGCGGCGTCGTTCGCGTGCATCGCGTCATCACCAGAGGACTCGGGGTCCGTAGCCTGCGGCCGTGCGGCGGCCGTCGGCCGgtgccctgccgccgccgcctgtgTACGCAAGGGCGAGCGTATGGAGGGGCCGGATCTGTACGCCACAGACCTGATCGATGGATggatttttttttagtttttttataaGTGGAGGAAGTTGGATCGATTAGGCTACGAGAGGGGGAGGTGCGTATGCTCGCGTTTTCCGCACTGGCCCAACACGGTAACGCAGCAGGCCGGAGGAGTGGCTGAATAGGGCCGACCCTGATGCACTGCTCTTGGGCCAACCTGATGCACTGGGCCTTCGTAATTGATAAGTACTACTAGCAAATATTTGGACCCGTATTCCTGTGCATACGGGACGGCCCAATGGGCTCCGCCCCTGGTCATAACACAGCACGGAGGAGTCGAATTCAACCACGCCGTAGTACAAGCATCGGTACGGCTATAAAAAGCGAGTTGATGTGCTACCCTATTTTGATCTCTAGTAATCTTAATGAAACAAACTCTCGATCAACCATAAGAGCTTTAACCTCAGCATCTAAGTGACCGTAGGTCGATCTGACCAAAGTGTTTCCTTCAAGAGTGGTCAGGGCATTTATAGAATCTGATTGGACAATGACAGGCTTGTCCGAGTGCTGAATAGCCAAGGCCATACCTTGCATCGACACATGGATCTTTGCTTCTAAGGCGTTATTATAGTTGAAGATGTATCTGTAGGTATTGAAGATCAACTTACCATTCTCACTCTGAAGTACCATCCCAGCGGACGCGCGCCCGTCGTGAACCGAGAAGGATCCGTCCACAGAAAGCGCCACCCATCCTGTCGGTGGCTGAGGCCAATGCTTGACGGGAGTATGATAGGTATTGTTCTTACAAGTCTGGCTGCACACATCAGACACCATCTTCCCCTTTATAATCTCCTCCATGCTATACTTCTTGACAAGATTCAAAGTTCTATAATAGTTGTCCAGATAATCAACTGTTGCCTGCACTGAGCACTCACCCTTTCCATGCGTTCTGTCATCGTGTAGCTGCCAAATCCGTCATATAGTCATAATTACAAGGTCTCTTACATGTTCATCTATAAATTTTCATAAAAAAATATGACAATGTGTGGCATGCACacacataaaaaagaaaaaaatgatgtgTGAATATTCATTTAGGTCATTTTATTTTTGCACAAGTCACATATGGTCATATTTGGAATAAAATTTTGTAGATGCACATTGCTTCTTCCTACGATCCCTAATTATTCTCGCATCCCCATCGCTAGTTCCACCAATCCATCTCTCGCACGCGGCTAAGTGAGTGTTATAATTGatagagtactccctccgtaaactaatataagagtgtttagattactactttagtgatctaaatgcttttatattagtttacagagggagtacgttTTTACAGCACCCAGGTCACGTAGATCATGCAAAAGCCAGGGTCAACTGACCAAACTACAGGACCAAAATATCACACTGACAGCTCCAGGGGCACTGCCACCCAAATATCACTACAGGAACGGGtttaaacactagagaacttcatgatCAGCATCCTGCAGAGAATTTGATTTCACTAAAATTTTGTGCTGAGATCCCGTAGTACCGGACACTCATTCCTTGGATCGATCGTCTACACCTCATAAACCATCACCCCAGACGTTGTTCATCTTCACGGCAATGGTGAGGTGGCGCAGAAAACATATGTGGCGATTAGGAAGAGTTTGGGGAAAGTTCAGGCCCAGCTAGGCTTGTTGCACAACACATGCTAGCAGGTGGCAGCGCAGCTGGATTTCAAATTCTCAATTCACGAGTCGTTGGCACATCACATTGCGGCCATAACAGAGGCGATAAGAGAAAATTATGGGTTCCAACTTCCAAAGCACTCAGTCGGAGGATGACATAGAGCTTGAGCAGATATACTCATAAGCACTGAAAATGATCTGCTCACCAAAATCCTCAAGTGTGCACTAATTTTGAAGCGTGAGTGCCCAGGTTGTACGTGCAGTATTTTTAGGACAAACGACTACGCAAAGCTGATCCATGATGCTTCACGCGCCGGGACACCAAAATCTATGCAGCGATTTGCTCATCCATAAAGAAGTAATTTCATCTAATCACCATCAGAAGAGGGCCGAGTGTAATCATCAACTGATACCATTTTGGATTCCCGGAGGCAAACAATGTGGCAAGGCGTAGAGGCGATGGTCTCATGAACGGTAGATCCAGTGATTGATCATTTCGCCTGGTGTATTTAGTTTGCTCTACCGTGGAGAAACTGAAGTACTCCTAGCATGCAAATTCCGCCAGTTCCGTGTCAGCACAGCGAGGCCTTCCCCCTCCCTTCTTCCCTCGATGGATGAAGCAGTTACGTTACGTTTGCAACGCGACGCCATCCATGTTGACATGTTGCCTCTTCCTTGACGCCTTCCACAAACCGAGGTACCCAACCCTCCCTACTCGACACTGGCAGCCTAAGCAAACGCGAAGGCACGCAAGAACCAGCCATCCAGCAATACAAAACCACCACCACCCCGCAAGCACGCACAAAACGCCTAGCCCTCCTCCATCAAGAATCCTCTGCGCACGTTCCTTCGTCTCGCACATGCATCTCTAGCTGGCTAGCTAGTTTATTTGATTACAAATATCCATCCAGATCCAATCCAATCACGCACAACAATCGATCATGGCAGCTGCTCCTTCTGCCTCTGCCGTTTCCGTCAGGCAGAGGACTGCCGCGGCAGCATCGCCGCTGCTCCAGGATCAGCAGCAAGAAAAGCATGAAGCTGTTGATCcggtgccaccgccgccgccgcgatcgACGCTGTACCAGGCGCTGacgtcgacggcgagcctggcCAACCTGCTCCCCACGGGCACGGTGCTGGCTTTCCAGCTGCTCGCGCCGACCTTCACCAACCACGGCGCctgcgacgccaccacggcgctgcTCACGCGGATCCTCCTCGCCGTCCTCGCGCTCTCCTGCCTCCTCGCCTCCTTCACCGACTCCCTCAAGGGCCCCGACGGCCGCGTCTACTACGGCGTCGCCACCCTCAGGGGCCTCTGGCTGCTCGACTACCCGCCCGGCGCGCccacgccgccggacacgtccaggtaCAGGCTGGCACCAATCGACGCCGTGCACGCGGCGCTGTCGGTGGCCGTGTTCGGGGTGGTGGCGGCCAGAGACAAGAACGTTGTGCGGTGCTTCTACGGCCCGTCGCCGGCGAGAGAGACGGAGCAGGTGCTGGACATCGTGCCGCTCGGCGTCGGCGTGCTCTGCAGCTTGCTCTTCGTCGCGTTCCCCACCAGGCGGCACGGCATCGGCTACCCTGTCACCAACGGCGCCGCTGGCAGCAGCACCTGAATAAACTAAACTTACCCGCGTATTACAAAGCTCAAGAATTACTCTGGTTACACTAGTACTCCTACTAACTTAAGAGCATTGTATCATTCTATCATTTCGATTTCTTGCTTATTTGCCTGTGGGATGTAAACGATCCGACGATATATTCTACACACAAAAGATCTGTTATCTTCCAACTCCTTTTGTGGGTATTATTCTCCATTTAATGATGAGTAAA
This portion of the Triticum dicoccoides isolate Atlit2015 ecotype Zavitan chromosome 7A, WEW_v2.0, whole genome shotgun sequence genome encodes:
- the LOC119327401 gene encoding protein DMP3-like; the protein is MAAAPSASAVSVRQRTAAAASPLLQDQQQEKHEAVDPVPPPPPRSTLYQALTSTASLANLLPTGTVLAFQLLAPTFTNHGACDATTALLTRILLAVLALSCLLASFTDSLKGPDGRVYYGVATLRGLWLLDYPPGAPTPPDTSRYRLAPIDAVHAALSVAVFGVVAARDKNVVRCFYGPSPARETEQVLDIVPLGVGVLCSLLFVAFPTRRHGIGYPVTNGAAGSST